A region of Drosophila mauritiana strain mau12 chromosome 3L, ASM438214v1, whole genome shotgun sequence DNA encodes the following proteins:
- the LOC117140936 gene encoding pupal cuticle protein G1A yields MFKLVVLSALLAVAAARPGHLLESSPLVYAAPAATTIVQEPVLAKVGAVVKSVPTAVSHQSQSVVHSHAHVVEDVVAPVVKSTPVVSYAAAAPVVHTSYAAAPVVHTSYAAAAPVVHTSYAAAAPVLATSYAQVAASSPLTYTATGVW; encoded by the coding sequence ATGTTCAAGTTGGTGGTATTGTCTGCTCTGCTCGCCGTAGCCGCTGCCCGTCCCGGTCACCTGTTGGAGTCCTCACCGCTGGTCTACGCTGCCCCAGCAGCGACGACCATCGTCCAGGAGCCCGTTCTGGCCAAGGTGGGAGCCGTGGTAAAGAGCGTGCCCACTGCCGTCAGCCACCAGAGCCAGTCGGTGGTGCACAGTCACGCTCATGTTGTCGAGGATGTCGTTGCTCCCGTGGTGAAGTCCACTCCGGTGGTCAGCTATGCTGCTGCCGCTCCAGTGGTTCACACCTCATATGCCGCTGCTCCCGTTGTCCACACCAGCtacgctgctgctgctccagtgGTTCACACCTCCTACGCCGCCGCTGCTCCCGTTCTGGCCACATCCTACGCCCAAGTGGCCGCCTCCTCGCCGCTGACCTACACCGCCACTGGTGTGTGGTAA
- the LOC117140940 gene encoding uncharacterized histidine-rich protein DDB_G0274557: MMKLVVSLLSICALAAARPGFLHGHHHHYPEIPYYPHHHHVEPLHYHLPAAVSHQSSTVVHSVPHHIIKPVLLPTVVKTVVHPPIIKAYHPAPIIKAYHPYDPFHLHHHHDFHDYHLH, translated from the exons ATGATGAAACTG GTAGTGTCGCTACTCTCCATTTGCGCCTTGGCGGCAGCTCGTCCTGGTTTCCTGCATGGCCACCACCATCACTATCCGGAGATCCCTTACTATCCACATCACCACCATGTGGAACCACTGCACTACCATCTGCCCGCCGCCGTCTCCCACCAGAGCTCCACGGTGGTGCACAGTGTGCCGCACCACATAATCAAGCCGGTCCTGCTGCCCACTGTGGTGAAGACAGTGGTGCATCCGCCCATCATCAAGGCTTACCATCCTGCACCCATCATCAAGGCGTACCACCCCTACGATCCCTTCCATCTGCATCACCATCACGACTTCCACGACTACCATCTGCACTAA
- the LOC117140309 gene encoding A-kinase anchor protein 14-like, which translates to MFKFIAVVALLVATASAGLIETHHVVHEPVLAKVGSVVHSAPSAVSHQSITQVHSKAVVQPVVAPIVKTTTYSHPAVAVHAAPVVHSVPVVHAAPVVHSVHSAPVVHSVLHSAPLVKSVVHSAPLAYTLHH; encoded by the exons ATGTTCAAATTC ATCGCCGTCGTTGCTCTCCTGGTCGCCACCGCCAGCGCTGGTCTGATCGAGACTCACCATGTGGTGCACGAGCCCGTCCTGGCCAAGGTTGGATCCGTAGTTCACTCAGCTCCCTCGGCGGTTTCCCACCAGAGCATCACCCAGGTGCACAGCAAGGCAGTGGTGCAGCCCGTGGTTGCTCCCATCGTGAAGACCACCACCTACTCCCATCCCGCCGTTGCCGTCCACGCTGCTCCAGTGGTTCACTCCGTGCCCGTTGTCCACGCCGCTCCAGTGGTTCACTCCGTTCACTCCGCTCCTGTGGTGCACTCGGTGCTTCACTCCGCTCCCCTCGTCAAGTCGGTGGTGCACTCCGCTCCTCTGGCCTACACCCTGCACCACTAA
- the LOC117141581 gene encoding uncharacterized protein LOC117141581 encodes MHRMLLYTLVIVALALVQACQIHHNLTFPAVDQVSDCSGHHLTFGNRSLTRDPPTLTTGNSMSSRLELCFYGKPFTLGH; translated from the exons ATGCACAGAATG CTGCTCTACACCTTGGTAATCGTTGCCCTTGCTTTGGTTCAGGCCTGCCAAATCCATCATAATCTGACATTTCCTGCTGTGGACCAAGTTTCCGACTGTTCTGGCCACCACCTCACTTTTGGTAATCGGAGTTTGACAAGGGATCCGCCCACATTAACCACAGGCAACTCGATGTCATCTCGGCTTGAACTTTGCTTTTATGGCAAACCTTTTACGCTGGGGCATTAG
- the LOC117140935 gene encoding cuticle protein 12.5 → MFKLFVLAALLAVAAAKPGHLAAAPLVYSAPATTTVVQEPVLAKVGAVVKSVPTAVSHQSLTQVHSTPVVEDVVAPVVKTTAVHSAPVLAAAPIVKTVAPVAYSAPLAYSAPVAYSSYAAPLTYSAPVAYSAPLSYAAPAPLLHHAPLAYAAGAW, encoded by the exons ATGTTCAAATTG TTCGTTCTCGCTGCTCTTTTGGCCGTGGCCGCCGCGAAGCCCGGTCACCTGGCTGCTGCTCCTCTCGTCTACAGCGCtcccgccaccaccaccgtcGTCCAGGAGCCCGTTCTGGCCAAAGTGGGTGCCGTTGTGAAGAGCGTGCCCACCGCCGTGTCCCACCAGAGCCTGACCCAGGTGCACAGCACCCCCGTGGTGGAGGATGTGGTGGCTCCCGTGGTCAAGACCACCGCTGTCCACTCCGCCCCCGTGTTGGCCGCCGCACCCATTGTGAAGACTGTGGCTCCCGTCGCCTACTCTGCTCCTCTGGCCTACTCCGCCCCGGTGGCCTACTCCTCGTACGCTGCTCCTCTGACCTATTCCGCACCGGTGGCCTACTCCGCACCCCTCTCCTACGCCGCCCCCGCTCCCCTGCTGCACCACGCCCCCCTTGCCTACGCCGCTGGCGCCTGGTAA
- the LOC117140937 gene encoding A-kinase anchor protein 14-like isoform X1, translated as MFKFVAVIALLVATASAGLIETHHVVHEPVLAKVGSVVHSAPSAVSHQSITQVHSKAVVQPVVAPIVKTTTYSHPAVAVHAAPVVHSVPVVHAAPVVHSVPVVHSAPVVHSAPVVHSVPLVHSAPLVKSVVHSAPLAYTLHH; from the exons ATGTTCAAATTT GTTGCCGTCATCGCTCTCCTGGTCGCCACCGCCAGCGCTGGTCTGATCGAGACTCACCATGTGGTGCACGAGCCCGTCCTGGCCAAGGTTGGATCGGTGGTGCACTCAGCTCCCTCGGCGGTTTCCCACCAGAGCATCACCCAGGTGCACAGCAAGGCAGTGGTGCAGCCCGTGGTTGCTCCCATCGTGAAGACCACCACCTACTCCCATCCCGCCGTTGCCGTCCACGCTGCTCCAGTGGTTCACTCCGTGCCCGTTGTCCACGCCGCTCCAGTCGTCCACTCTGTGCCGGTGGTGCACTCCGCTCCGGTGGTGCACTCCGCTCCTGTGGTGCACTCTGTGCCTCTGGTCCACTCTGCTCCCCTCGTCAAGTCGGTGGTGCACTCCGCTCCTCTGGCTTACACCCTGCACCACTAA
- the LOC117140937 gene encoding A-kinase anchor protein 14-like isoform X2, producing the protein MFKFVAVIALLVATASAGLIETHHVVHEPVLAKVGSVVHSAPSAVSHQSITQVHSKAVVQPVVAPIVKTTTYSHPAVAVHAAPVVHSVPVVHAAPVVHSVPVVHSAPLAYTLHH; encoded by the exons ATGTTCAAATTT GTTGCCGTCATCGCTCTCCTGGTCGCCACCGCCAGCGCTGGTCTGATCGAGACTCACCATGTGGTGCACGAGCCCGTCCTGGCCAAGGTTGGATCGGTGGTGCACTCAGCTCCCTCGGCGGTTTCCCACCAGAGCATCACCCAGGTGCACAGCAAGGCAGTGGTGCAGCCCGTGGTTGCTCCCATCGTGAAGACCACCACCTACTCCCATCCCGCCGTTGCCGTCCACGCTGCTCCAGTGGTTCACTCCGTGCCCGTTGTCCACGCCGCTCCAGTCGTCCACTCTGTGCCGGTG GTGCACTCCGCTCCTCTGGCTTACACCCTGCACCACTAA
- the LOC117140944 gene encoding uncharacterized protein LOC117140944, which yields MDYLLKAIFFLLLLSFHCTDGYVNGRHEIVRREVNVTEVDRGLRGALTMLFQPLADLAAKLKMEIPLIPHSRTKNFN from the exons ATGGATTACCTGTTGAAAGCG atattttttttactcCTACTGAGCTTCCACTGCACCGATGGATATGTTAATGGCCGCCACGAGATAGTCAGAAGGGAGGTGAACGTGACAGAGGTGGATCGCGGATTGCGTGGAGCACTAACCATGTTATTCCAGCCCCTTGCTGATCTTGCTGCCAAGTTAAAGATGGAGATACCCCTGATTCCACACTCCCGTACCAAAAACTTCAACTAA
- the LOC117140943 gene encoding neuropeptide-like 3, producing MFKLCVFVALLSLAAAAPAPAPAPAPAPGLIGPGIVAPGIWGPTVVGSPLIAPHVVSVVPGAISHAAITQVHPSPLLIKSVHGLGPVVIG from the exons atgttcAAGCTG TGCGTCTTCGTTGCTCTCCTTAGcctggctgctgctgccccagctcccgctcccgctcccgctcctgctcctggaCTCATTGGCCCTGGCATTGTGGCACCTGGAATCTGGGGACCCACCGTCGTCGGATCTCCTCTGATTGCTCCTCATGTGGTGAGCGTGGTGCCCGGTGCCATTTCCCATGCTGCCATCACCCAGGTGCATCCTTCTCCTCTGCTGATCAAGAGCGTCCATGGCCTGGGACCCGTTGTGATCGGTTAA
- the LOC117140941 gene encoding neuropeptide-like 3: MYKLVVFFALLAVVAARPGYLESGPLLHSYAAPAIIHEPALAKVGAIIKTVPSAVSHQSISQVHSSAHIIQPIVAPVVKTYAAPIIKTYAAPALHTTLLSSPWAGHGWAGHGWAPSW, encoded by the exons ATGTACAAGTTG GTGGTGTTCTTCGCTCTGCTCGCCGTCGTGGCTGCCCGTCCGGGCTACCTGGAGTCTGGTCCACTGCTCCACAGCTATGCCGCTCCTGCCATCATCCATGAACCGGCTCTGGCCAAGGTGGGCGCCATCATCAAGACCGTGCCCAGTGCCGTCTCCCACCAGAGCATCAGCCAGGTGCACAGCTCGGCCCACATCATCCAGCCGATTGTGGCTCCGGTGGTGAAGACCTATGCCGCTCCCATCATCAAGACTTATGCGGCTCCTGCCCTCCACACCACACTCCTCTCGTCTCCGTGGGCCGGACATGGTTGGGCTGGCCATGGCTGGGCTCCGTCCTGGTAA
- the LOC117140939 gene encoding pupal cuticle protein C1B, protein MFKLVVLSALLAVAFARPGHLYESPLVYAAPAATTVVQEHSLAKVGSVVSSIPTSVSHQSQSVVHSHSHVVEDIVAPVVKSTPVVSYAAAAPVVHTAYAAAPVVHTSYAAPVVHTSYAAASPVVYNSSW, encoded by the exons ATGTTCAAATTG GTGGTGTTGTCTGCTCTCCTCGCCGTAGCTTTCGCTCGTCCCGGTCACCTTTATGAGTCTCCTCTGGTTTATGCCGCTCCAGCTGCCACAACCGTTGTCCAGGAGCACTCTCTGGCCAAGGTGGGTTCTGTGGTCAGCAGCATTCCCACATCGGTGTCCCACCAGAGCCAGTCGGTGGTCCACAGCCACTCGCATGTTGTTGAGGACATCGTGGCCCCGGTGGTGAAGTCCACTCCGGTGGTCAGCTATGCTGCAGCCGCTCCAGTGGTGCACACCGCCTATGCTGCAGCTCCCGTTGTCCACACCAGCTATGCTGCCCCGGTGGTGCACACCTCCTATGCCGCCGCATCTCCGGTTGTCTACAACTCCAGCTGGTAA